Proteins encoded together in one Coffea arabica cultivar ET-39 chromosome 2c, Coffea Arabica ET-39 HiFi, whole genome shotgun sequence window:
- the LOC113728013 gene encoding riboflavin biosynthesis protein PYRD, chloroplastic-like produces MYVQTLPISNINLSPGTHLLTHCTQTIQIRKVYFESKLKTGFCHSVKRVCGSQIGSGKGGVLVGVRCEGSHQGENDGLYIRRCVELARKAIGHTSPNPMVGCVIVKGGKIVGEGFHPKAGQPHAEVFALRDAGDLAENATAYVSLEPCNHYGRTPPCTEAFIKAKVEKVVVGMVDPNPIVASKGIDRLRDAGIEVIVGVEEELCKKLIEAWIHQMLTGKPFLTLRYSMSVDGHVLNQLGNTVLEPGGYYSKLLQEYDAIVFSSTLLLENSSFPASREPGANQPLQIVLAMDPDLPVEIPALTSKSTAKVIIFTEKETSLEQVATLKGVETVVCERINLVSVLEYCKRQGLCSVLLDLRGNIADFEQILREGVELGLFQKYVVEVQPVWVGSNEKSLNVPEKLMVKSLTSKVMGETVLLEGYFE; encoded by the exons ATGTATGTGCAAACACTCCCAATTTCAAACATAAATCTCTCGCCTGGTACTCATCTTTTGACCCATTGCACTCAAACAATTCAAATTAGAAAAGTGTATTTTGAGTCGAAATTGAAGACTGGGTTCTGCCATTCGGTCAAAAGGGTCTGTGGATCACAAATTGGTTCGGGTAAAGGTGGAGTCTTGGTTGGTGTGAGGTGTGAAGGATCACATCAGGGTGAGAATGACGGACTTTACATAAGGAGATGTGTAGAGCTGGCTAGGAAAGCAATTGGGCACACCAGCCCCAACCCTATGGTTGGTTGCGTCATTGTGAAGGGTGGCAAGATTGTTGGTGAAGGGTTTCATCCTAAAGCTGGCCAGCCTCATGCTGAG GTTTTTGCCCTTAGAGATGCTGGTGATTTGGCCGAGAATGCAACAGCATACGTAAGCCTGGAACCTTGTAACCATTATGGGAGAACTCCCCCATGTACTGAAGCCTTCATCAAGGCCAAAGTGGAAAAGGTAGTAGTTGGAATGGTGGACCCAAACCCCATTGTGGCTTCAAAAGGTATTGATAGGCTTCGAGATGCAGGAATTGAAGTGATCGTTGGTGTTGAGGAGGAGTTGTGCAAGAAGCTAATTGAAGCTTGGATCCACCAAATGCTAACAGGGAAGCCCTTTCTTACATTGAG GTACTCCATGTCAGTTGATGGCCATGTTCTAAATCAGCTGGGCAACACAGTCCTTGAGCCTGGTGGATATTACTCAAAATTGTTACAAGAGTATGATGCAATCGTATTTTCTTCAACATTGTTGTTGGAGAATTCATCTTTTCCTGCATCTAGAGAACCTGGGGCCAATCAACCTCTTCAAATTGTATTAGCAATGGATCCAGATTTGCCAGTAGAAATTCCTGCGCTAACCAGTAAATCAACTGCTAAAGTCATAATTTTTACAGAAAAAGAGACCTCTTTGGAGCAAGTAGCAACTCTAAAAGGTGTGGAAACAGTTGTCTGTGAAAGGATAAATCTGGTCTCAGTCCTTGAATATTGCAAGCGGCAAGGATTATGTAGCGTCCTGCTGGATTTGAGGGGGAATATTGCTGATTTTGAACAAATCTTGAGAGAGGGCGTTGAACTAGGTTTGTTTCAGAAATATGTGGTGGAAGTCCAACCGGTCTGGGTTGGGAGCAATGAGAAGTCACTAAATGTCCCAGAGAAACTAATGGTGAAGAGTTTGACATCCAAGGTCATGGGTGAGACTGTGCTGCTAGAGGGATACTTTGAGT